In Candidatus Pelagibacter sp. HIMB1321, a single genomic region encodes these proteins:
- a CDS encoding polyprenyl synthetase family protein, whose amino-acid sequence MGSVIKLQNKINNTYFELKNSVDEKLVLVEEKIKSKLSSDVDLANKMTNYHIDTGGKRLRALLTLGAAKLCGYTKGSRDINLAACVELIHGATLMHDDVIDNGEVRRGKKTLNKIWNNHSSILVGDYLLSRCFEMMVEDGNIEILKLLSATSSTIAQGEILQLQHKGEIDMLEETYLKIISAKTAELFSAATKVGAILAEVGTKEKEALEFYGRNLGLTFQIADDTLDYNSDLKMFGKEIGQDFYEGKVTLPIILLFQKINETEKELINNIFFKTKREKNDLEYVLKLIKKYSVINECYKKAQHYIELASSSLSIFKNSEQKEILNNLTSFSLARNF is encoded by the coding sequence GTCATTAAACTTCAAAATAAAATTAATAATACTTATTTTGAGCTAAAAAATTCTGTAGATGAAAAACTTGTTTTGGTTGAAGAAAAAATTAAATCAAAACTTTCTAGTGATGTCGATTTAGCAAATAAAATGACTAATTATCATATTGATACAGGTGGAAAAAGATTAAGAGCTCTTTTGACATTAGGAGCAGCAAAACTATGTGGGTACACGAAAGGTTCTCGTGATATTAATCTGGCTGCATGTGTTGAGTTAATTCATGGTGCAACTTTAATGCATGATGATGTTATTGATAACGGTGAGGTAAGAAGAGGCAAAAAAACTTTAAATAAAATTTGGAACAATCATTCATCTATTTTAGTGGGAGACTATCTTCTTAGCAGATGTTTTGAAATGATGGTTGAAGATGGAAATATTGAAATTTTAAAATTACTTTCAGCAACGTCATCTACTATAGCTCAAGGAGAAATACTTCAATTACAGCATAAAGGTGAAATTGATATGCTTGAAGAAACTTATCTTAAAATAATTTCTGCAAAAACAGCTGAATTGTTTTCAGCTGCAACAAAGGTTGGTGCGATCTTAGCTGAAGTGGGTACAAAAGAAAAAGAGGCTTTGGAATTTTATGGTAGAAATCTTGGTCTAACATTTCAAATTGCAGATGATACTCTAGATTATAATTCTGATTTAAAGATGTTTGGAAAAGAAATCGGTCAAGATTTTTATGAGGGAAAAGTAACATTGCCTATTATACTTCTTTTTCAAAAAATTAATGAGACAGAAAAAGAATTAATTAATAATATTTTTTTTAAGACAAAAAGAGAAAAAAATGATTTAGAATATGTTTTAAAATTAATCAAAAAATATAGTGTAATCAATGAATGTTATAAAAAGGCTCAACACTATATTGAGTTAGCATCAAGCTCTTTATCAATTTTTAAAAATAGCGAACAAAAAGAAATATTAAACAACTTAACTTCTTTTAGTTTAGCAAGAAATTTTTAA
- the pdxH gene encoding pyridoxamine 5'-phosphate oxidase has protein sequence MNEKNSLGLDRCFLETDGPFDLFEKWYQEAKKKEINDPNALALATSSKNGVPSVRMVLLKDFSKNGFVFYTNLNSQKGNEIKENPFVSMCFHWKSLFRQVRINGKVSQVENSVADEYYNSRAYESRIGAWASKQSSVLTNRQQLVNSIHEFKEKFNDKDKVPRPDHWSGWNLKPDSLEFWLDGDNRIHERLKFILDHNGKWKKVLLSP, from the coding sequence ATGAATGAAAAAAACTCATTGGGTTTGGATAGATGTTTTTTAGAGACTGATGGACCATTTGATTTATTTGAAAAATGGTATCAAGAGGCAAAAAAAAAAGAAATTAACGATCCAAACGCTTTGGCATTAGCCACATCATCTAAGAATGGTGTCCCATCTGTGAGAATGGTTTTATTAAAAGATTTCAGCAAAAATGGTTTTGTATTTTACACAAATCTTAATAGTCAGAAGGGGAATGAGATAAAAGAAAATCCTTTTGTCTCAATGTGTTTTCATTGGAAATCACTATTTAGGCAAGTCAGAATAAATGGAAAAGTAAGTCAGGTAGAAAATTCTGTTGCTGACGAATATTATAATTCTAGAGCTTATGAAAGTAGGATTGGAGCTTGGGCTTCTAAACAAAGTTCTGTTTTAACTAATAGACAACAACTTGTTAATTCTATCCATGAATTTAAAGAAAAATTTAATGATAAAGATAAGGTGCCCAGACCTGATCATTGGTCTGGATGGAATTTGAAACCAGATAGTTTAGAGTTTTGGTTAGATGGTGATAATAGAATTCATGAAAGACTAAAATTTATTTTAGATCATAATGGTAAGTGGAAAAAAGTTTTACTAAGTCCTTAA
- the aroC gene encoding chorismate synthase has translation MSFNTFGKLFRFTTWGESHGPAIGCIVDGCPPLINLKQEDIQKELNKRKPGQSKFTTQRKESDKVEILSGVFEGKTTGTPISLIIYNEDMRSKDYGNIKDKFRPGHADYTYFKKYGIRDYRGGGRSSARETAARVAAGAIAKKVLESEIGKKFKITGAVTQLGILGCDTKKWDEKIIGKNPFFCPDKSMIKLWEKYLLGIRKSGSSCGAVIEVRAKGIPAGLGAPIYSKLDSDIASAMMSINAVKGVNIGSGMNSAQLTGENNSDEIFSKNKKINFKSNNAGGILGGISSGQEIIVSFAVKPTSSILTTKKTINKFGKNTIISVRGRHDPCVGIRAVPVGEAMMSCVLLDHYLMNKAQCS, from the coding sequence ATGTCATTTAATACATTTGGAAAGCTATTTCGTTTCACAACATGGGGAGAGTCTCATGGACCAGCAATAGGTTGCATAGTGGATGGCTGTCCTCCATTAATAAATTTAAAACAAGAAGATATTCAAAAGGAACTTAATAAAAGAAAACCAGGACAATCTAAATTTACTACTCAAAGAAAAGAAAGTGATAAGGTGGAGATACTTTCGGGTGTATTTGAAGGAAAGACCACAGGAACCCCTATCTCATTAATTATATACAATGAAGACATGAGATCAAAAGATTATGGTAATATAAAAGATAAATTTAGACCAGGTCACGCGGATTATACATACTTTAAAAAGTATGGAATTAGAGACTACAGGGGTGGAGGAAGATCTTCAGCAAGAGAAACCGCTGCAAGAGTTGCGGCTGGAGCTATAGCTAAAAAAGTTCTAGAAAGTGAAATTGGAAAAAAATTTAAAATAACCGGTGCTGTAACTCAGTTAGGTATTTTAGGTTGTGATACTAAAAAATGGGATGAAAAAATAATTGGTAAAAACCCATTCTTTTGTCCTGATAAATCAATGATCAAGTTATGGGAAAAATACTTATTAGGTATAAGAAAATCAGGCTCATCCTGTGGAGCTGTCATTGAAGTAAGAGCAAAAGGTATACCTGCTGGCCTAGGGGCTCCTATATATTCTAAACTAGACTCAGATATTGCCTCTGCAATGATGAGTATAAATGCTGTAAAGGGAGTTAATATTGGTTCAGGAATGAATTCAGCTCAATTAACAGGAGAAAATAATTCTGATGAAATTTTTTCAAAAAATAAAAAAATTAATTTCAAATCAAATAATGCTGGTGGAATTTTAGGGGGTATTTCTTCAGGGCAAGAAATAATTGTGTCATTTGCAGTAAAACCAACATCTTCAATCCTAACTACAAAAAAGACTATAAATAAATTTGGGAAAAATACCATTATTTCTGTTAGAGGTAGACACGACCCATGTGTTGGTATTAGAGCTGTGCCGGTCGGAGAGGCAATGATGTCTTGTGTTTTACTAGATCACTATTTAATGAATAAAGCACAGTGTAGTTAA
- the dxs gene encoding 1-deoxy-D-xylulose-5-phosphate synthase, whose protein sequence is MRTYKFLDQINFPLDLKKVSESDLQKVADELRDETISAVSETGGHLGASLGVVELTVALHYVFNTPKDKIIWDVGHQCYPHKIITGRKNKIRTLRQGGGISGFTKRSESEYDPFGAAHSSTSISSALGIAEANRLSNKKDNVVAVIGDGAISGGMAYEAMNNAGASKTKMIVILNDNDMSIARPAGAMGTYLAKIFSGKIYFSFRETIKMIISSFSKRFSAKAGKAEDLFRSAISGGTLFNSLGFYYIGPIDGHDMESLIPILKNVRDSKYQGPILIHIKTKKGKGYSYAEKAKDHYHGVSKFNVKTGEQYKSKSKQPSYTKVFSNTLIQHAKNDSKIVAITAAMPDGTGLTDFAKEFPDRTFDVGIAEQHAVTFAAGLATENYKPYAAIYSTFLQRAYDQVVHDVAIQSLPVRFAIDRAGLVGADGPTHAGSFDTTYLSTLPNFVVMAASNEAELVKMINTSININDKPSAFRFPRGTGLGVELPLINETIEIGKGKVVQEGKKLAVLNFGARLNETFKASENLKKKGINITIVDARFAKPLDENLIWQLATTHESILTIEEGSIGGFGSHVVDFLSKKSLLDSNLKFRSMTLPDTFIDQDTPENMYNSAGLDAKSIEDKILDLINSNIILKKQR, encoded by the coding sequence ATGAGAACATATAAATTTTTAGATCAAATCAATTTTCCCTTAGATTTAAAAAAAGTATCTGAATCTGATTTACAAAAAGTTGCTGACGAACTTAGAGATGAAACTATTAGTGCTGTTTCAGAGACTGGTGGACACCTTGGGGCAAGTTTAGGAGTTGTGGAGCTTACAGTTGCACTTCATTATGTATTTAATACTCCTAAAGATAAAATAATTTGGGATGTTGGGCATCAGTGTTATCCACATAAAATAATTACTGGTAGAAAAAATAAAATAAGAACCTTACGTCAAGGTGGAGGTATTTCTGGATTTACAAAAAGATCTGAAAGTGAATACGACCCATTTGGTGCAGCACATAGCTCAACTTCTATATCGTCAGCCTTGGGAATTGCAGAAGCTAATAGATTGTCAAATAAGAAAGATAATGTAGTTGCTGTAATAGGTGATGGTGCAATAAGTGGAGGGATGGCTTATGAGGCTATGAATAATGCTGGGGCATCTAAAACAAAGATGATCGTCATTTTAAATGATAATGATATGTCTATTGCAAGACCCGCAGGTGCAATGGGAACTTACCTTGCAAAAATTTTTTCAGGAAAGATATATTTCAGTTTTAGAGAAACTATCAAGATGATAATTTCATCTTTCTCTAAAAGATTTAGTGCAAAAGCTGGAAAAGCAGAAGATTTGTTTAGATCTGCTATTTCTGGTGGAACTTTATTCAACTCGCTTGGTTTTTACTATATTGGACCAATCGATGGTCACGATATGGAAAGTTTAATCCCGATATTAAAAAATGTCAGAGACTCAAAATATCAAGGACCTATATTAATTCATATTAAAACAAAAAAAGGTAAAGGTTATTCATATGCAGAAAAAGCAAAAGATCATTATCATGGAGTTTCAAAATTTAACGTAAAAACCGGTGAACAATATAAATCAAAAAGCAAACAACCTTCATATACTAAAGTTTTTTCAAATACTTTAATTCAACATGCAAAAAATGATAGCAAGATTGTTGCTATAACTGCAGCTATGCCTGACGGAACTGGCTTGACAGACTTTGCAAAAGAATTTCCAGATAGAACATTTGATGTAGGTATTGCAGAACAGCATGCAGTTACTTTTGCAGCAGGGTTAGCTACAGAAAATTATAAACCTTATGCTGCTATTTACTCAACATTTTTACAAAGAGCGTATGATCAAGTTGTTCATGATGTAGCAATACAAAGCTTACCAGTACGTTTTGCAATAGACAGAGCTGGTTTAGTTGGCGCAGATGGTCCAACACATGCAGGTTCTTTTGACACAACTTACCTATCTACGCTTCCAAATTTTGTTGTGATGGCTGCAAGCAATGAGGCTGAACTGGTGAAAATGATAAATACATCTATAAATATAAATGATAAACCTAGTGCATTTAGATTTCCAAGAGGTACGGGTTTAGGTGTTGAGCTACCATTAATAAATGAAACAATTGAAATTGGAAAAGGGAAAGTAGTTCAGGAAGGAAAAAAATTGGCTGTATTAAATTTTGGAGCTAGGCTTAATGAAACTTTCAAAGCATCTGAAAATTTAAAGAAAAAAGGGATTAATATAACAATCGTCGATGCTAGATTTGCAAAACCTTTAGATGAAAATTTAATTTGGCAATTAGCGACAACTCATGAATCTATTTTAACTATTGAAGAAGGTTCTATCGGAGGTTTTGGTTCACACGTAGTTGATTTTTTATCAAAAAAAAGCCTATTAGACTCTAATTTAAAATTTAGATCAATGACTTTGCCAGATACTTTTATAGATCAAGATACACCTGAAAATATGTATAACTCTGCTGGACTAGATGCAAAATCTATTGAAGATAAAATTTTAGATTTAATAAACTCGAATATTATTTTAAAAAAACAGAGATAA
- a CDS encoding polyprenyl synthetase family protein → MQNNLKRIATDTDFFLKKFFKTQKKSPLLNPMSYGLFSGGKKIRSKILVDVGKIFDSEYKKLIIVGSAVESIHSYSLIHDDLPCMDDDKLRRGKPTVHVKYGESTAVLAGNSLLTLSYEILTSDLLKLDNSIKINLVKKISECSGHLGIAGGQYLDLSYEHKKVSKKNILQMEIKKTGKLFSFCCMAPLLIKKKNNKLVKKFDQIGSEIGLLFQIVDDLIDYKGQASVAGKKTKKDEKKGKATLISLLGYENTVKYKDNLIKVLNKKLSYFGSKSKNLISTLNYIATRDK, encoded by the coding sequence ATGCAAAATAATCTTAAAAGAATAGCAACTGATACAGATTTTTTTTTAAAAAAATTTTTTAAGACACAAAAAAAATCCCCATTATTAAACCCTATGAGCTACGGTTTGTTTTCAGGTGGGAAAAAAATAAGATCAAAAATTTTGGTGGATGTGGGAAAAATTTTTGATTCTGAATATAAAAAACTTATAATTGTTGGGTCAGCTGTTGAGTCCATTCATTCTTACTCATTAATTCATGATGATTTGCCTTGTATGGATGACGATAAATTAAGAAGAGGCAAACCTACGGTTCATGTAAAATATGGAGAGTCAACTGCAGTACTAGCCGGTAATTCACTTTTGACTTTATCATATGAGATTTTAACAAGTGATTTACTTAAACTAGATAACTCAATAAAGATTAATCTGGTTAAAAAAATTTCTGAATGCTCTGGTCACCTTGGTATTGCAGGTGGTCAGTACTTAGATTTGAGTTATGAACATAAAAAAGTTTCAAAAAAAAATATTTTACAAATGGAGATAAAAAAAACTGGAAAGTTATTTAGTTTTTGCTGTATGGCACCGCTATTAATTAAAAAAAAAAATAACAAATTAGTTAAAAAATTTGATCAAATCGGCTCTGAAATTGGCTTGTTATTTCAGATTGTTGATGATTTAATAGATTACAAAGGTCAAGCATCTGTAGCTGGAAAAAAAACCAAAAAAGATGAAAAGAAGGGAAAGGCGACCCTTATCAGTTTACTTGGTTATGAAAATACTGTTAAGTACAAAGACAATTTAATAAAGGTGTTAAATAAAAAATTGAGTTACTTTGGATCCAAATCTAAAAATCTTATTAGCACTTTAAATTATATTGCAACAAGAGATAAGTAA